A stretch of DNA from Temnothorax longispinosus isolate EJ_2023e chromosome 2, Tlon_JGU_v1, whole genome shotgun sequence:
tatcttctttttttttatgttcacattactttttataaacatcTGTTAATATTGACCGTTTCTCTTATAGATCATGATCATAGGAACTATTATGTGGCAAAAGATTGGTATTTCGGTTTTTGCCGGCATCGGAACGCTGTTGATCATCACCCTAGTGGCACAAGGGACCTTCAACTTGTTGATCCCCAAAATCAGAGCTATGATCGCGACACTGACCGACCGAAGATTGCAGTTGATGAGTGAACTCGTAGCCGGGATACAGGTATCGCCGGATATTTGATAAGTTACTTTATTGTTAAACAACCGAAGATATGTGAAGACGCTAACGTTCAAGTGTCAAATTCAAGTGCTAAATGAGATTGCCTGCAATgctaagaaaacaattttgtgaAACAAACTTGCAGGATCATAATTCTCGTTTCAGGTGGTAAAAATGTACGTTTGGGAGAAACCGTTTAGCAAGATCGTGTCGATGACCAGAGAGCTGGAAATCAAAGAAATCAAATTCTCGTCGTACGTGCTCGACGCATACTTGGTCATAACAAACTTCACCGATCGACTGGCCCACTACTCCACTTTGATAATGTTCGTCCTAAGTGGAAATGACTTGACTGCCGATGTTACCTTCGTAACATTGACGTACTTTAGTATTCTTCATATTACCGTCGGGGTGTGCTTTCCGCTGGCGCTAATAAAGCTAGGCGACTCAATAGTGTCTACGAACCGATTGGAGGTGCATATTGtcacattatatatttccaaATTCGCGATAAACTATTAAATCAATTGTTTTACAATATATCCTATAGTTTGACCGGTacgcaattattaaaatgcgcTTAATTTGTACAGGACTTTCTGCTGATGGACGAAGTGAACATGAAACGTTTAGAGAAGACGCCGCAGTTACAGGATAAATCTCAGAAATCAAACAAAACGACTAATGTAGAGAATCACACAGACAGGTACATCTCAAAAAATGAGACTATCGCGCTTTCGGAACTTCAGGAAACTTCTGACCTTCCGGTCTGCGTGAAGCTTCAGCAAGTTTCCGCCAATTGGATAAACGGCCAATTGCCGCCGACTTTGTGCAATATCAACTTGACCATCAATCCGGGCCAGTTATGCGTCGTGGTTGGCGCCGTGGGCTCCGGCAAATCGTCTTTGTTACATCTGCTGCTGAAGGAGTTGGATCCCGGCGCGGGTTCAGTGCTTCTCACCCAGGGCTCTTCGAAGAACAGTTTTCTGCGCATTTCCTACACCAGCCAGGAACCCTGGCTCTTCAGCGGTACTGTGAGAGACAACATACTCTTTGGTCAACCCTACGACAAGGCCAGAtatattcaagtaattttCCAGACAGTTACCGCAGATATTGTATAATGTTCATGTATCCCTGTTGTACGTTAATattgataacttttttgtaactttacattattttcatatcCTTCAATCTTTTGcttcaacaattaattagaCGTGAATCACCATTGATTTGTTatcaattaaagaaaatatgtctCAGCGAGTACTATAAATTTTGCCGAATCTTTAATGTGTATGATTCTAtctatataaaagagaaataatgtctaatattttatttcaagctTTTTAGCATTTTACAGTATATTTCTCACTTTCTGTGATTGACTGGCAAACGTTTTAGGTGGCAAATGTGTGCGCCTTGACAAAGGATTTCCGGCAGTTTCCACAAGGAGACATGACGATGATCGGCGAAAGAGGTATAACTCTGTCCGGAGGCCAAAGAGCGCGAGTCAATCTCGCGAGGGCGGTTTATAGGCAGGCGGATCTTTATCTGTTCGACGATCCCTTAAGCGCAGTGGACTCTCGTGTCGCCAGGCACCTCTACAGAAAGTGCATCACCGAGTATCTCCACGGCAAGACGAGGATACTCGTCACCCATCAGTTGCAATTTCTCAAACGCGCGGATCACATCGTCGTGTTGAATCGAGTGAGTACCGCGTAGAATATTCTTTAATcggtatttcaatttttatttcattattacatTCCAAATTTCAACTTCAAATCCATGGCATTTCTATCCGGACTTGGCGGACTTGATTCTTTCAAATCATGTAacaaacttgaaaaatttagCGTGAAATTTGCCGAGTAAAGAGACTCAGTTTTATcgttttaaaattctaaaaaatatttataaatttatatctaaaaatctaaatcataaataattataaaattttggtagattaaatatcttgattttatttccaaaggGTTTCGTGAAAATGCAAGGAGTCTATAACGAATTAGTACAATCAAATAAAGATTTCATTGGGATGTTGGACAATTTGAGTCACGAAGCACAGAAGAAGGAACAGAACATGAGAAGAACCTTGGAAATGTCTACGAGACAAATGTCGATAACGCGACATGATTCGGAATTATCGACCGCGAGTTCCATTGTAAGATAAACCTTATCTCTCGccctttttaattaaaaaacgggAACCGtcaaaatttttcatgtataaaatttgtttaacacAAATACATTCGTAGCGAGAcaagataattgaaaaaagtatatttatatgacatATGTTCGCgctaaagataattaatacagaTTTAGTTACTGATTAGCAAACtaacaaagtaatttaaagaaaattccCGAAGTATGCTATAATCAGAGAAGATAAGTGGTtcctaaatatttattaattttcttaacattgttttcttaatattttttgtgatcATATAGCGCGACTATCTTTATCGAGCTGCGTCCGTTGCAAAAGTCAATCAACTAATTagattgttattttgttttcgcCCACCAGTCGGACATTGATGATTCGGATTATGCGGAGAACAGCCTGGAAGCTGAGATGATGGCATGCGGCCGAATATCTGGCAGAGTGTACAAGGAATATATCCATCACGGCGGCAACTACTTTACCTTGTTCACGTTGCTGCTGCTCTTCGTCATCAGTCAGGTTGCCACCACAGGGAATGATTACTGGCTCTCGTACTGGACCAACTTGGAGAATGTTAGGCGCATTAAAAATTCTAGTGAGACCAAACAGTTCGCAAACATGTACAACAACAGTTTCCTTGGGTCGATCTTCTCACTGAATCCAGACGGCCTGCTCAGTACCGTGGATGCCGTATACGTATACACATTCTGCATCATCGCCTGTATTACTAACATACTGTTCCGCAATTTACTCTACACGCAAATCTGCACGAACTCGAGCTGCAACCTCCACAATACCATGTTCTCCAATCTGCTGCATGCGCGCATGTCCTTCTTCCACACCAATCCTTCTGGTGAGGAGCAATCGCTATAggcaaagaaaataatcgcgTTAAAGACAGATTTTGATGAATTTACGAGAGAGTTTACGAGAGATTTTGAAGAGTTTCCGAAATTTAAATCCAGAAGCAAGAAGTTTGACATATTTTAATCGAGTTTCATTTTATCGAGCaatccaaataatttttatccttatttataaagatatgatGCAGCACATAATCTTCGCATATCTATACTATCAGAAATCTAAATAATcaaaactatatgtataattagtcaattttttatttcgatccCCGATCTTCAATTCCTAGATATCTGTTAAATTTTGTTCAGATTTAGAGGTTTTTGTGTTCCAGGGAGaattttaaacagattttCGAAGGACATGGGCACTATGGACAAATTGCTACCCAGAGTGATGTTAGAAGCGCTCCAAGCGTTTTGCACAGTGTGCGGTGTATTGACCATGGAGGCGATAATTAATCAATGGATACTGATACCGATAGCAGTACTGTCCGTGTTATTTTACTTCGTGACGATATTCTATCTAAGAATCGCTCAGAACTTCAAACGTCTCGAAGGCATATGTAAGTATTAGAACATATAACTTTTCATTAGATAAAGAGCGAGAATGGATACGCGCGGGCCGCGGAGCATCTCCTTCCTAGATTTCGTTAGACATCTGTCATCAGATTTGGATTTTTAAGTTCTCACCCGGCATATAAGATCTGTAAGTTTCAGAAGTTCTCAAATTCGCGTTTGTAATTTTCAGCGAAAAGTCCGATATTCTCACACGTAAATGCTACGCTGAACGGCCTGGCGACGATCAGAAGCGGCGGCGTCGAAATCGAGAAGATGATGCGAAGACAGTTCGACATGTTGCAAGACTGTCACAGCGGCACGTGGTACCTCTTCATAACAAGTTCGGCAGCCTT
This window harbors:
- the LOC139808117 gene encoding ATP-binding cassette subfamily C member 4-like isoform X3, translated to MDKDTTDMKPNPKETANIFSVLFFWFVISPCAMCAWMRELFMKGAKCDLKESDIYRPIKADESEKLTDHLEKYWSHELDKLKNLEYTENKDGQKVPLKENARPKLYKAIFNAFWLPYFIIGIWLFIQCSVVRVAIPIFQDWIIDYFARNQIAKYKTERNEVLIYISSMVICNIISALIMHHTILLSHQIGMRIRVSCSSLLYRKLLRLNRASIDQTGTGQITNLLSNDVSRFDELMTFLNYIWIMPIQIMIIGTIMWQKIGISVFAGIGTLLIITLVAQGTFNLLIPKIRAMIATLTDRRLQLMSELVAGIQVVKMYVWEKPFSKIVSMTRELEIKEIKFSSYVLDAYLVITNFTDRLAHYSTLIMFVLSGNDLTADVTFVTLTYFSILHITVGVCFPLALIKLGDSIVSTNRLEDFLLMDEVNMKRLEKTPQLQDKSQKSNKTTNVENHTDRYISKNETIALSELQETSDLPVCVKLQQVSANWINGQLPPTLCNINLTINPGQLCVVVGAVGSGKSSLLHLLLKELDPGAGSVLLTQGSSKNSFLRISYTSQEPWLFSGTVRDNILFGQPYDKARYIQVANVCALTKDFRQFPQGDMTMIGERGITLSGGQRARVNLARAVYRQADLYLFDDPLSAVDSRVARHLYRKCITEYLHGKTRILVTHQLQFLKRADHIVVLNRGFVKMQGVYNELVQSNKDFIGMLDNLSHEAQKKEQNMRRTLEMSTRQMSITRHDSELSTASSISDIDDSDYAENSLEAEMMACGRISGRVYKEYIHHGGNYFTLFTLLLLFVISQVATTGNDYWLSYWTNLENVRRIKNSSETKQFANMYNNSFLGSIFSLNPDGLLSTVDAVYVYTFCIIACITNILFRNLLYTQICTNSSCNLHNTMFSNLLHARMSFFHTNPSGRILNRFSKDMGTMDKLLPRVMLEALQAFCTVCGVLTMEAIINQWILIPIAVLSVLFYFVTIFYLRIAQNFKRLEGISKSPIFSHVNATLNGLATIRSGGVEIEKMMRRQFDMLQDCHSGTWYLFITSSAAFSVFMDLVLSLFIALLCFSLILMNENAWYKTVHRDDVANDLRGKSSPVHESSPGRSHYLGQSAAVYMAVPRTTDLQGRHYEISQ
- the LOC139808117 gene encoding ATP-binding cassette subfamily C member 4-like isoform X2, coding for MDKDTTDMKPNPKETANIFSVLFFWWMRELFMKGAKCDLKESDIYRPIKADESEKLTDHLEKYWSHELDKLKNLEYTENKDGQKVPLKENARPKLYKAIFNAFWLPYFIIGIWLFIQCSVVRVAIPIFQDWIIDYFARNQIAKYKTERNEVLIYISSMVICNIISALIMHHTILLSHQIGMRIRVSCSSLLYRKLLRLNRASIDQTGTGQITNLLSNDVSRFDELMTFLNYIWIMPIQIMIIGTIMWQKIGISVFAGIGTLLIITLVAQGTFNLLIPKIRAMIATLTDRRLQLMSELVAGIQVVKMYVWEKPFSKIVSMTRELEIKEIKFSSYVLDAYLVITNFTDRLAHYSTLIMFVLSGNDLTADVTFVTLTYFSILHITVGVCFPLALIKLGDSIVSTNRLEDFLLMDEVNMKRLEKTPQLQDKSQKSNKTTNVENHTDRYISKNETIALSELQETSDLPVCVKLQQVSANWINGQLPPTLCNINLTINPGQLCVVVGAVGSGKSSLLHLLLKELDPGAGSVLLTQGSSKNSFLRISYTSQEPWLFSGTVRDNILFGQPYDKARYIQVANVCALTKDFRQFPQGDMTMIGERGITLSGGQRARVNLARAVYRQADLYLFDDPLSAVDSRVARHLYRKCITEYLHGKTRILVTHQLQFLKRADHIVVLNRGFVKMQGVYNELVQSNKDFIGMLDNLSHEAQKKEQNMRRTLEMSTRQMSITRHDSELSTASSISDIDDSDYAENSLEAEMMACGRISGRVYKEYIHHGGNYFTLFTLLLLFVISQVATTGNDYWLSYWTNLENVRRIKNSSETKQFANMYNNSFLGSIFSLNPDGLLSTVDAVYVYTFCIIACITNILFRNLLYTQICTNSSCNLHNTMFSNLLHARMSFFHTNPSGRILNRFSKDMGTMDKLLPRVMLEALQAFCTVCGVLTMEAIINQWILIPIAVLSVLFYFVTIFYLRIAQNFKRLEGISKSPIFSHVNATLNGLATIRSGGVEIEKMMRRQFDMLQDCHSGTWYLFITSSAAFSVFMDLVLSLFIALLCFSLILMNENDSVEDSEAGLAISQSLILVTFLQHGIKQFTETMSLMISVERVLQYTNLPQEDPITSDNPPPSTWPSQGQLIFKDVTMKYRSDHPPVLKNLNVSIEPGWKVGVVGRTGAGKSSLISALFRLFNEGLEGEIKIDGRDTSTVGLNELRCKISIIPQEPVLFCESLRYNLDPFSQYDDMKLLEVLRQVELNDVTLDQEIFYSGHNFSVGQRQLICLARAILRNNRLLVLDEATANIDLHTDALIQDTIRSNFNECTVITIAHRLNTVIDSNRIIVMENGSIVEFGCPYELLHDKPKGYFSQMVEKTGNQMAQSLLEQAKKACEKNNDHREVTLSIRPYRRKISKARATSQL
- the LOC139808117 gene encoding ATP-binding cassette subfamily C member 4-like isoform X1; translation: MDKDTTDMKPNPKETANIFSVLFFWFVISPCAMCAWMRELFMKGAKCDLKESDIYRPIKADESEKLTDHLEKYWSHELDKLKNLEYTENKDGQKVPLKENARPKLYKAIFNAFWLPYFIIGIWLFIQCSVVRVAIPIFQDWIIDYFARNQIAKYKTERNEVLIYISSMVICNIISALIMHHTILLSHQIGMRIRVSCSSLLYRKLLRLNRASIDQTGTGQITNLLSNDVSRFDELMTFLNYIWIMPIQIMIIGTIMWQKIGISVFAGIGTLLIITLVAQGTFNLLIPKIRAMIATLTDRRLQLMSELVAGIQVVKMYVWEKPFSKIVSMTRELEIKEIKFSSYVLDAYLVITNFTDRLAHYSTLIMFVLSGNDLTADVTFVTLTYFSILHITVGVCFPLALIKLGDSIVSTNRLEDFLLMDEVNMKRLEKTPQLQDKSQKSNKTTNVENHTDRYISKNETIALSELQETSDLPVCVKLQQVSANWINGQLPPTLCNINLTINPGQLCVVVGAVGSGKSSLLHLLLKELDPGAGSVLLTQGSSKNSFLRISYTSQEPWLFSGTVRDNILFGQPYDKARYIQVANVCALTKDFRQFPQGDMTMIGERGITLSGGQRARVNLARAVYRQADLYLFDDPLSAVDSRVARHLYRKCITEYLHGKTRILVTHQLQFLKRADHIVVLNRGFVKMQGVYNELVQSNKDFIGMLDNLSHEAQKKEQNMRRTLEMSTRQMSITRHDSELSTASSISDIDDSDYAENSLEAEMMACGRISGRVYKEYIHHGGNYFTLFTLLLLFVISQVATTGNDYWLSYWTNLENVRRIKNSSETKQFANMYNNSFLGSIFSLNPDGLLSTVDAVYVYTFCIIACITNILFRNLLYTQICTNSSCNLHNTMFSNLLHARMSFFHTNPSGRILNRFSKDMGTMDKLLPRVMLEALQAFCTVCGVLTMEAIINQWILIPIAVLSVLFYFVTIFYLRIAQNFKRLEGISKSPIFSHVNATLNGLATIRSGGVEIEKMMRRQFDMLQDCHSGTWYLFITSSAAFSVFMDLVLSLFIALLCFSLILMNENDSVEDSEAGLAISQSLILVTFLQHGIKQFTETMSLMISVERVLQYTNLPQEDPITSDNPPPSTWPSQGQLIFKDVTMKYRSDHPPVLKNLNVSIEPGWKVGVVGRTGAGKSSLISALFRLFNEGLEGEIKIDGRDTSTVGLNELRCKISIIPQEPVLFCESLRYNLDPFSQYDDMKLLEVLRQVELNDVTLDQEIFYSGHNFSVGQRQLICLARAILRNNRLLVLDEATANIDLHTDALIQDTIRSNFNECTVITIAHRLNTVIDSNRIIVMENGSIVEFGCPYELLHDKPKGYFSQMVEKTGNQMAQSLLEQAKKACEKNNDHREVTLSIRPYRRKISKARATSQL